The following are encoded together in the Sus scrofa isolate TJ Tabasco breed Duroc unplaced genomic scaffold, Sscrofa11.1 Contig2639, whole genome shotgun sequence genome:
- the LOC110258642 gene encoding olfactory receptor 5V1-like gives MEGENQTVLFEFIILGFSNLKELQFLLFTIFLVTYICTLGGNSFIILVTMTNLHLHTPMYFFLENLAFLDICYTTTNVPQMMAHLLSEKKSISYLGCMAQLFAFIFFVGSESLLLAAMAYDRYIAICKPLRYSVIMNKVLYSQLAASCWSGGFLNSAVHTVLTFRLPFCGNNQINYFFCDIPPLLVLSCGDTSVNEVALLSIGVVIGWTPFLCIVLSYLYIISTILRIRSSKGRQKAFSTCASHLTIVLLYYGSTIFTYGRPISTYSLEKDRLISVLYSIVTPMLNPIIYSLRNKDIQEAMQVMGRKWKASSSLSFDV, from the coding sequence ATGGAAGGAGAAAACCAAACAGTTCTGTTTGAGTTTATCATCTTGGGATTCTCCAACTTAAAAGAGTTACAATTTTTACTTTTCACCATCTTCCTTGTAACTTATATCTGTACTTTGGGAGGAAATAGCTTCATAATTTTGGTAACCATGACTAATCTGCACCTGCACAcgcctatgtatttttttctggaaaacttAGCTTTTCTTGACATCTGCTACACCACCACCAATGTTCCCCAGATGATGGCGCATCTTCTGtcagagaaaaaaagcatttcctaTTTAGGTTGCATGGCACaactttttgcatttattttttttgtgggcTCAGAGTCCCTGCTCCTGGCAGCAATGGCATATGATCGCTATATTGCAATCTGTAAGCCCTTGAGGTATTCAGTTATTATGAACAAGGTTCTGTATAGCCAGTTAGCAGCCTCCTGCTGGTCTGGTGGTTTCCTCAATTCAGCGGTGCACACAGTACTGACATTCCGCCTGCCCTTCTGTGGCAACAATCAGATTAATTATTTCTTCTGTGATATACCTCCTTTGTTGGTCTTGTCTTGCGGGGACACTTCTGTCAATGAAGTGGCACTACTATCCATTGGGGTGGTCATTGGTTGGACTCCTTTCCTGTGTATTGTCCTTTCCTACCTCTATATTATCTCCACCATCTTGAGGATCCGATCCTCCAAGGGGAGACAaaaggccttttccacctgtgcctcccacctGACCATTGTCCTTCTCTATTATGGCAGCACCATCTTCACATATGGACGACCCATCTCAACATATTCACTGGAGAAAGACAGGCTGATCTCAGTATTGTATAGTATTGTTACCCCCATGCTAAATCCTATAATCTACTCCTTGAGGAATAAGGATATTCAAGAGGCTATGCAAGTTATGGGGAGAAAGTGGAAGGCTTCAAGCTCCCTCTCTTTTGATgtgtaa